One Pseudomonas entomophila genomic window carries:
- a CDS encoding glutaredoxin family protein: MIVKALRVGLGQLIVFADWISRPAKKKRDAAAQAGVEQEAKGLALYQFHACPFCVKTRRTLHRLNVPVTLRDAKNDPQHRQALLEGGGRVKVPCLRIEEGDKVTWMYESKDIIAYLDKRFAAV; this comes from the coding sequence ATGATCGTCAAAGCCCTGCGGGTCGGCCTCGGCCAGCTCATCGTGTTCGCTGACTGGATCAGCCGCCCGGCCAAGAAAAAGCGCGATGCCGCGGCCCAGGCCGGTGTCGAGCAGGAGGCCAAAGGCCTCGCGCTGTACCAGTTCCATGCCTGCCCGTTCTGCGTCAAGACCCGCCGCACCCTGCACCGGCTCAATGTGCCGGTGACGCTGCGTGATGCGAAGAACGACCCGCAGCACCGTCAGGCGCTGCTCGAAGGCGGTGGCCGGGTGAAGGTGCCGTGCCTGCGCATCGAGGAAGGCGACAAGGTCACCTGGATGTACGAATCCAAGGATATCATCGCTTACCTGGACAAACGCTTCGCGGCAGTCTGA
- the folE gene encoding GTP cyclohydrolase I FolE encodes MSLEQNYTEILSQLGEDVSREGLLDTPKRAAKAMKYLCRGYEQTLEEVTNGALFSSDNSEMVLVRDIELYSMCEHHMLPFIGKAHVAYLPQGKVLGLSKVARIVDMFARRLQIQENLSRQIAEAVQQVTGAAGVAVVIEAKHMCMMMRGVEKQNSTMLTSVMLGEFRENASTRSEFLSLIK; translated from the coding sequence ATGTCCCTGGAACAGAACTACACCGAGATCCTCAGCCAGCTGGGCGAGGACGTCTCCCGCGAAGGCCTGCTCGACACGCCGAAACGGGCTGCGAAGGCCATGAAATACCTTTGCCGCGGTTATGAGCAGACCCTGGAAGAAGTGACCAACGGTGCGCTGTTCAGCTCCGACAACAGCGAAATGGTGCTGGTCCGCGACATCGAGCTGTACTCGATGTGCGAACACCACATGCTGCCGTTCATCGGCAAGGCCCATGTCGCCTACCTGCCCCAGGGCAAGGTGCTCGGCCTGTCGAAGGTTGCGCGGATCGTCGACATGTTCGCCCGTCGCCTGCAGATCCAGGAGAACCTCAGCCGCCAGATCGCCGAAGCCGTCCAGCAGGTGACCGGCGCCGCGGGCGTGGCCGTGGTCATCGAAGCCAAGCATATGTGCATGATGATGCGCGGCGTCGAAAAGCAGAACTCGACCATGCTCACCTCGGTGATGCTCGGCGAGTTCCGCGAGAACGCCTCCACCCGCAGCGAGTTCCTCAGCCTGATCAAGTGA
- a CDS encoding Smr/MutS family protein, with translation MQDDDFSLFRSEVRGVKPIQHDRAEVGKPKADRKQLAGLRQAATIRSDQPLVVDGLSDQFVIDVGAEDELMWRRDGVQESQIRKLKLGQIAFEGSLDLHGMSVEKARETLWDFIAEATKLEVRCVRVTHGKAARIDGKRPMIKSHVNTWLRQHPQVLGFASCQARHGGTGALYVMLKRTMLEGRDE, from the coding sequence ATGCAAGACGACGATTTTTCCCTCTTCCGCAGCGAAGTGCGCGGGGTCAAGCCGATCCAGCACGATCGCGCCGAGGTCGGCAAACCCAAGGCCGACCGCAAGCAACTGGCCGGGCTGCGCCAGGCGGCGACCATTCGTAGCGACCAGCCACTGGTCGTCGACGGCCTTTCCGACCAGTTCGTCATCGACGTTGGTGCCGAAGACGAACTGATGTGGCGCCGCGACGGCGTGCAGGAGAGCCAGATCCGCAAGCTCAAGCTCGGCCAGATCGCCTTCGAGGGCAGCCTCGACCTGCACGGCATGAGCGTCGAGAAAGCGCGCGAAACCCTGTGGGACTTCATCGCCGAAGCCACCAAGCTCGAAGTGCGCTGCGTGCGCGTGACCCACGGCAAGGCCGCGCGCATCGATGGCAAGCGCCCGATGATCAAGAGCCACGTCAACACCTGGCTGCGCCAACACCCGCAGGTGCTCGGCTTCGCCTCCTGCCAGGCCCGCCACGGCGGCACCGGCGCGCTGTACGTCATGCTCAAGCGAACCATGCTCGAAGGCCGCGACGAATGA
- a CDS encoding cysteine hydrolase family protein — protein MSSVPTTMFRLTGRDYPPAKLGQASLIVIDAQKEYLSGPLALSGMDEAVANIARLLDAARKANRPIIHVRHLGTVGGRFDPQGPGGEFIPGLEPLEGEVVIEKRMPNAFKNTKLHETLQAFGPLDLIVCGFMSHSSVSTTVRRAKDYGYRCTLVEDASATRDLALKDTVIPAAQIHQCEMAVMADNFACVAPTASLV, from the coding sequence ATGTCCTCCGTTCCAACCACGATGTTCCGCCTCACTGGCCGCGACTACCCGCCGGCCAAGCTGGGCCAAGCCAGCCTGATCGTCATCGATGCGCAAAAGGAGTACCTGAGCGGTCCGCTGGCGCTGTCGGGCATGGACGAGGCCGTGGCGAACATCGCCAGGTTGCTCGACGCCGCCCGCAAGGCCAACCGCCCGATCATCCACGTCCGCCACCTCGGTACCGTCGGCGGTCGCTTCGACCCGCAGGGCCCGGGGGGTGAGTTCATCCCCGGCCTGGAGCCACTGGAGGGCGAAGTCGTCATCGAAAAACGCATGCCCAATGCGTTCAAGAACACCAAGCTGCACGAGACGCTGCAGGCGTTCGGCCCGCTTGACCTGATCGTCTGCGGCTTCATGAGCCACTCGAGCGTCAGCACCACCGTGCGCCGTGCCAAGGACTATGGTTATCGCTGCACCCTGGTGGAAGATGCCTCGGCGACCCGTGACCTTGCTCTGAAGGATACGGTGATTCCCGCCGCACAGATCCACCAGTGCGAAATGGCCGTGATGGCCGACAACTTCGCCTGCGTCGCCCCCACCGCCAGCCTGGTCTGA